A single window of Myxocyprinus asiaticus isolate MX2 ecotype Aquarium Trade chromosome 48, UBuf_Myxa_2, whole genome shotgun sequence DNA harbors:
- the LOC127437264 gene encoding histone H2B-like — MPEPAKSAPKKGSKKAITKTASKGGKKRKGSRKESYAIYVYKVLKQVHPDTGISSKAMGIINSFVNDISESIASEASRLAHHNKQSTISSREIQTAVCLLLPGELAKHAVARGHKGLTKYTSSK, encoded by the exons ATGCCTGAGCCAGCTAAGTCCGCACCGAAGAAGGGATCCAAGAAGGCCATCACCAAGACCGCCAGCAAGGGCGGAAAGAAGCGCAAGGGGTCAAGGAAGGAGAGCTATGCTATCTACGTGTACAAAGTCCTGAAGCAGGTTCATCCCGACACCGGTATCTCTTCTAAGGCCATGGGGATCATTAACTCTTTCGTTAACGACATCTCTGAGAGCATCGCCAGTGAAGCGTCTCGTCTTGCTCATCATAACAAGCAATCCACCATCTCATCAAGAGAGATCCAGACCGCCGTGTGTCTGCTGCTGCCCGGTGAACTGGCCAAACACGCTGTAGC GCGAGGGCACAAAGGCCTCACCAAGTACACCAGCTCCAAGTAA